From a single Paraburkholderia sp. FT54 genomic region:
- a CDS encoding cation diffusion facilitator family transporter, translating to MKEESPKAIFYALAANLGIAICKFAAAAFTGSGSMFAEAIHSTADCGNQLLLLFGLREARKPASPLHPMGGGREINFYSLLVALLLFFVGGAFSVYEGVHRLFVREPLQYAYVALAVLGVSVVLEALSLWGAVKEIRKTHPDKSMWRWFRETRESELLVVAGEDIAALAGLAMAFVAVLLTMVTGNPVYDALGSIGVGVLLMLIAWLVAREVKSMIVGESASPEVRRAIEAHLRGRTEIRSIVNMITLQWGRHVVVAVQAEMIDYASGRAMVDAINVIEADLQATFPQVRWVFFEPEVPRV from the coding sequence ATGAAAGAAGAATCGCCGAAAGCCATTTTCTATGCGCTTGCCGCCAACCTCGGCATCGCCATCTGCAAGTTCGCGGCTGCCGCGTTTACCGGTTCCGGCTCGATGTTCGCCGAAGCCATCCACTCGACCGCCGACTGCGGCAATCAACTGCTGTTGCTATTCGGTCTGCGTGAAGCGCGCAAGCCGGCGAGCCCGCTGCATCCCATGGGCGGCGGGCGCGAGATCAACTTCTATTCGCTGCTGGTCGCGCTTCTGCTGTTCTTTGTGGGCGGCGCGTTCTCGGTGTATGAGGGCGTGCATCGTCTGTTCGTGCGCGAGCCGTTGCAGTATGCGTATGTGGCGCTGGCGGTGCTCGGCGTGTCGGTGGTGCTCGAGGCGCTTTCCTTGTGGGGCGCCGTCAAGGAAATCCGCAAGACGCATCCCGACAAAAGCATGTGGCGCTGGTTTCGGGAGACGCGCGAATCCGAACTGCTGGTGGTAGCGGGCGAGGATATCGCCGCGCTGGCGGGCCTCGCAATGGCCTTCGTGGCCGTGCTGCTCACCATGGTGACCGGCAATCCTGTCTATGACGCGCTGGGGTCCATCGGCGTCGGCGTGCTGCTGATGCTGATTGCGTGGCTGGTGGCGCGTGAAGTGAAGTCGATGATCGTCGGCGAATCGGCGAGCCCCGAAGTGCGGCGCGCCATCGAGGCGCATCTGCGCGGACGCACCGAGATTCGCAGCATCGTCAACATGATCACGCTGCAATGGGGCCGTCATGTGGTGGTGGCCGTGCAGGCGGAAATGATCGACTACGCGAGCGGCCGCGCGATGGTCGACGCGATCAACGTGATCGAGGCGGACTTGCAGGCCACCTTCCCGCAAGTCCGTTGGGTGTTTTTCGAACCGGAGGTGCCGCGCGTTTGA
- a CDS encoding aldo/keto reductase produces the protein MDYVKLGRTGLDVSRLCLGCMSYGVPSRGTHPWSLDDEAARPFIKQALDHGINFFDTANVYSDGTSEEIVGRALKDFAKRDEIVLATKVNSRMHPGPNGAGLSRKAIMAEIDHSLRRLGTDYVDLYQIHRWDYGTPIEETMEALHDVVKAGKARYIGASSMYAWQFAKALHVAEKNGWTRFVTMQNYVNLLYREEEREMLPLCESEGIGVIPWSPLARGRLTRDWSTESARSETDEFGRTLYAQTEDADRRIVERLSQIAKERGVPRAQVALAWVLQKKPITAPIVGATKLHHLDDAVAALSLNLSADEIRQLEELYVPHAVTGFQ, from the coding sequence ATGGACTATGTGAAACTCGGCCGTACCGGCCTCGATGTATCGCGCCTTTGTCTCGGTTGCATGAGCTACGGCGTGCCGTCTCGCGGCACGCATCCCTGGTCGCTAGACGATGAAGCGGCGCGCCCCTTCATCAAACAGGCGCTCGATCACGGCATCAACTTCTTCGACACGGCGAACGTCTATTCCGACGGCACCAGCGAAGAAATCGTCGGCCGCGCGCTCAAGGACTTTGCGAAGCGCGACGAGATCGTGCTGGCCACCAAGGTGAATAGCCGCATGCATCCAGGCCCGAATGGCGCCGGCCTGTCGCGCAAGGCGATCATGGCGGAGATCGACCACAGCCTCCGACGCCTCGGCACGGACTACGTGGACCTCTACCAGATCCATCGCTGGGACTACGGCACACCGATCGAAGAAACCATGGAAGCGCTGCACGATGTCGTGAAAGCCGGCAAGGCGCGCTACATCGGCGCATCGTCCATGTATGCCTGGCAGTTCGCCAAAGCGCTGCACGTGGCCGAGAAGAACGGCTGGACGCGCTTCGTGACGATGCAGAACTACGTGAATCTGCTATATCGCGAGGAAGAGCGCGAGATGCTGCCGCTGTGCGAAAGCGAAGGTATCGGCGTGATTCCGTGGAGCCCGCTCGCGCGCGGCCGCCTGACGCGCGACTGGAGCACCGAAAGCGCGCGCTCCGAGACCGATGAATTCGGCCGCACGCTGTACGCGCAGACGGAAGACGCGGACCGGCGGATCGTCGAACGGCTCAGCCAGATCGCCAAAGAGCGCGGCGTGCCGCGTGCGCAAGTGGCACTCGCGTGGGTGTTGCAGAAGAAGCCGATCACCGCCCCGATCGTCGGTGCGACGAAACTGCATCATCTCGACGATGCGGTGGCCGCGCTCTCTTTGAATCTGAGCGCGGATGAAATCCGCCAGCTTGAAGAACTGTATGTGCCGCACGCGGTGACCGGCTTCCAGTAA
- a CDS encoding purine nucleoside permease has product MLTRSLGAICAMTLAACAAFSSGPASADDHDGFSHDGGGSHGQPVKVMIISMFGPEGQVWLDNLGPWREIAVDGLSPDYPTVHCNKQDVCVMTTGMGHSNAAASIMALTFSPRFDLRNTYFMVAGIAGIDPQQGTVGSAAWAKYLVDFGIQWEIDGREIPPGWDTGYLGINTTSPSAKPPLDYRTEVFQLNPRLAHTAFVLSHHVTLSDSPQAQAARAKYSYAPANQAPAVIQCDTLAGDTWWSGTLLGQRARDWTRILTDGKGVYCTTQQEDNATYEALKRAASVHKVDLNRVAVLRAGSDFDRPYDGQTSADNLLNYAAQGGFTIAIKNLFLAGNPLVQDISTHWSEWRDGVPRR; this is encoded by the coding sequence ATGCTGACTCGCTCACTCGGCGCCATCTGCGCCATGACCCTCGCGGCCTGCGCCGCCTTTTCGTCCGGACCGGCCAGTGCGGACGACCACGACGGTTTCTCGCATGACGGCGGCGGCTCGCACGGGCAGCCCGTCAAGGTGATGATCATTTCGATGTTCGGGCCGGAAGGGCAGGTATGGCTCGACAATCTCGGACCCTGGCGCGAGATTGCGGTGGACGGCTTGTCGCCCGATTACCCGACAGTCCATTGCAACAAGCAGGACGTGTGTGTGATGACCACCGGCATGGGGCATAGCAACGCTGCGGCGTCGATCATGGCGCTGACGTTCTCGCCACGTTTCGATTTGCGCAATACGTACTTCATGGTGGCGGGGATTGCCGGCATCGATCCTCAGCAGGGCACCGTGGGCTCCGCCGCGTGGGCGAAATATCTGGTCGACTTCGGGATTCAGTGGGAGATCGACGGGCGCGAGATTCCGCCGGGCTGGGACACGGGCTACCTTGGCATCAACACCACGAGTCCTTCGGCCAAACCTCCGCTCGACTACCGCACCGAAGTGTTCCAGTTGAACCCCCGGCTCGCGCATACGGCGTTTGTCTTGTCTCACCACGTGACGCTTTCCGATAGCCCGCAGGCTCAGGCTGCACGGGCGAAATACTCTTACGCGCCAGCCAATCAGGCGCCGGCCGTCATTCAGTGCGATACGCTGGCTGGCGATACGTGGTGGTCAGGTACGCTCCTCGGCCAGAGAGCGCGCGACTGGACCAGGATTCTGACCGATGGAAAAGGCGTCTACTGCACCACGCAGCAGGAAGATAACGCCACTTACGAGGCGCTCAAGCGAGCGGCTTCGGTACATAAGGTGGATTTGAATCGCGTTGCCGTGTTGCGCGCGGGCTCCGATTTCGACCGGCCCTACGATGGGCAGACGAGTGCGGACAACCTGCTGAACTATGCCGCGCAAGGCGGCTTTACGATCGCTATCAAGAACCTGTTTCTCGCGGGCAATCCGCTCGTGCAGGATATCTCCACACATTGGAGCGAATGGCGCGACGGCGTACCGCGGCGCTAG
- a CDS encoding DUF4148 domain-containing protein — translation MKRNLLAGLALSLLVSAPVFAQSSGGGIGRAGTYETLPTPTASAKTRDEVKAELVAAYRDGSLPALNRTTYPNKGLIGQTQAERIALQEGTSGNVTRVANGQ, via the coding sequence ATGAAACGCAATCTCTTAGCAGGTCTGGCTCTTTCGCTGCTCGTGAGCGCACCGGTGTTTGCACAAAGCAGCGGCGGCGGCATTGGCCGCGCCGGCACTTATGAAACGCTGCCGACCCCGACCGCCAGCGCAAAGACGCGTGATGAAGTGAAGGCGGAACTGGTTGCGGCCTATCGCGACGGCTCGCTGCCCGCGCTGAATCGCACGACGTATCCGAACAAAGGCCTGATCGGTCAAACCCAGGCCGAACGCATCGCCCTGCAGGAAGGTACGAGCGGCAACGTCACGCGCGTGGCCAACGGCCAGTAA